The following proteins come from a genomic window of Paucimonas lemoignei:
- the pdtaR_1 gene encoding sensory box histidine kinase/response regulator, with protein sequence MRILLVEDDPILALLAAATLAEHHEVIGPAHDVSHALQLAAQEKPDIAFVDINLAGHDEGIELARALMARHGMTSMFVSGQVLCARANADAALGLLRKPYAPEDLTQCASVAQALLDGQELSALPPHGLLELFSTGSPGMPMDRPHDAGK encoded by the coding sequence ATGCGCATTCTACTGGTAGAAGACGATCCCATCCTGGCCTTGCTGGCAGCTGCCACGCTTGCCGAGCATCACGAAGTGATTGGTCCGGCCCATGACGTCAGCCATGCGTTGCAATTGGCGGCGCAAGAGAAACCGGATATCGCGTTTGTCGACATCAATCTGGCCGGCCATGACGAAGGCATTGAGCTGGCTCGCGCCCTCATGGCCCGCCATGGCATGACCTCGATGTTCGTCAGCGGCCAGGTGCTCTGCGCCCGTGCCAACGCCGACGCAGCGCTGGGTCTGCTGCGCAAGCCCTATGCCCCGGAAGATCTGACCCAGTGCGCGTCCGTCGCCCAGGCCTTGCTCGACGGCCAGGAGCTCTCGGCGCTCCCGCCGCACGGTCTACTGGAATTGTTCAGCACCGGCTCGCCAGGCATGCCAATGGATAGGCCTCATGACGCTGGAAAATGA